One genomic segment of Vibrio agarivorans includes these proteins:
- a CDS encoding efflux transporter outer membrane subunit: MKSFIKTTLTPIAFALVLTGCAVGPDYQEPTVELSQAYLHSNNQAIDNNPIWWESLGDPTLTKLVEDVQAQNIPIKVAAERIKMANSYKQMVDSLKVPTISVGGGYFNYQLSENDSLLGPVFGAQDALGVSLLDSQHDGAFLGASIAWEADIFGRLDRQSNAAMIRVEQAEIYQNGLYTLITADVISNYLQLRGAQERRELAQDNIADQRKTLDLVEKVVRSGYGSELDLAQAQAALAATQSVIPQLEIAEQVHKHRLAVLLGEPLETLDARLDGSQALPQISGVIPVGMPSELLKRRADIRLAEREMAAINEEVAMSIANKYPKFFLTGAPGVTASDFDDLFSSDSFGWAGAVGVHWNVFDGGRSDALVDMNEARFDAAALNYQHVVDSAIKEVDTTLFAYGRSQENQVQLDNAVDAARNAVSKAESLYKAGLIDYLSVLDAQRQKRMLQDRQVAARLQSVQATVAVHKAIGGNWVVSDVNAGESVELAAIN; this comes from the coding sequence ATGAAATCATTTATTAAAACAACGTTAACTCCGATTGCATTCGCGCTCGTGTTGACTGGTTGTGCGGTAGGACCAGATTATCAAGAGCCAACGGTTGAGTTAAGTCAGGCGTACTTACACTCCAATAATCAGGCGATCGACAACAATCCAATTTGGTGGGAATCACTCGGTGACCCTACCCTAACCAAACTGGTTGAAGATGTTCAAGCGCAGAACATACCGATAAAAGTCGCAGCTGAACGAATTAAGATGGCGAACTCCTACAAACAGATGGTGGACTCGCTAAAAGTACCCACCATTAGTGTAGGTGGTGGCTATTTTAACTATCAATTGAGTGAGAACGACTCTTTGCTTGGTCCTGTGTTCGGAGCCCAAGACGCGCTTGGAGTGTCGTTACTAGATAGCCAGCACGATGGCGCGTTTCTCGGCGCTTCGATTGCTTGGGAAGCCGACATATTTGGTCGTCTCGATCGTCAATCCAATGCCGCTATGATTCGAGTTGAACAGGCCGAGATTTATCAAAATGGTCTCTACACTCTGATCACTGCCGACGTGATTAGCAATTATTTGCAACTTCGTGGGGCTCAAGAACGTCGTGAGCTTGCACAAGACAATATTGCTGATCAACGAAAAACGCTGGATCTGGTTGAGAAAGTCGTTCGCAGTGGTTACGGCTCAGAGCTGGACTTAGCACAAGCACAAGCAGCGCTTGCTGCCACTCAATCAGTAATTCCTCAGTTAGAGATTGCAGAACAAGTGCATAAACATCGTCTTGCTGTCTTATTAGGAGAGCCCCTAGAAACACTGGATGCTCGACTTGATGGTTCGCAAGCGCTACCACAAATCTCTGGTGTTATTCCAGTAGGAATGCCTTCAGAACTTCTTAAGCGCCGTGCAGATATCCGACTGGCAGAGCGTGAAATGGCAGCCATCAACGAAGAAGTCGCCATGAGTATAGCCAATAAGTATCCAAAGTTTTTCTTAACAGGTGCACCTGGCGTGACAGCAAGCGACTTTGACGATCTGTTTAGTAGTGACTCGTTTGGATGGGCCGGTGCGGTTGGTGTGCACTGGAATGTGTTTGATGGTGGACGCTCGGATGCGTTAGTCGACATGAACGAAGCGCGTTTTGATGCTGCTGCATTGAACTATCAGCATGTTGTTGATTCAGCGATTAAAGAGGTCGATACCACCCTCTTTGCTTATGGTCGTAGCCAAGAAAATCAAGTTCAGCTCGATAACGCGGTTGATGCGGCTAGAAACGCGGTTTCGAAAGCAGAGTCACTATATAAAGCCGGCTTGATTGACTATTTGTCGGTGCTTGATGCTCAGCGACAAAAACGCATGCTGCAAGACCGACAAGTTGCAGCAAGGCTTCAATCTGTGCAAGCAACCGTGGCAGTCCATAAAGCCATTGGGGGTAACTGGGTAGTATCTGACGTCAACGCTGGAGAGAGCGTTGAACTAGCCGCCATCAATTAA
- the fdxA gene encoding ferredoxin FdxA, translating to MAFVVTDNCIQCKYTDCVAVCPADAFHEGPNFMVINPIECIDCGLCEPECDAQAIFQEDELTDDQQVFIELNAELSEEWPVLTEVKPAMDEAEKWNGVPNKLDMLER from the coding sequence ATGGCGTTTGTCGTAACAGATAATTGTATACAGTGTAAGTACACCGACTGTGTGGCGGTTTGCCCAGCCGATGCCTTTCATGAAGGTCCAAACTTTATGGTGATCAACCCAATAGAGTGTATTGACTGTGGCTTGTGTGAACCAGAGTGTGATGCACAAGCGATCTTCCAGGAAGATGAGTTGACAGATGATCAACAAGTGTTTATTGAGCTCAATGCTGAACTATCAGAAGAGTGGCCCGTTCTAACAGAAGTTAAGCCAGCGATGGACGAAGCGGAAAAATGGAATGGTGTGCCGAACAAGCTTGATATGTTAGAGCGCTAA
- a CDS encoding RNA methyltransferase — translation MISKNQLKMLRALGQKKQRKAHGLFLVEGEKNVLELLDTPLVVKQVFATAEFLQQHQAQLAPYECIEASLDELTKASSLVSNNAAVAIVEIPQTATPKAEGLMIALDGVSDPGNLGTIIRIADWYGIKHIVASRDCADPYNPKTIRATMGSFGRVTVFLTDLPDYLQRADIPVYGAFLEGQSVHSTEFSSQGILLMGSESHGVRAEAEQYVTDKITIPAFGGAESLNVAMATGIIIDNIRRQHS, via the coding sequence ATGATTTCAAAAAACCAACTTAAAATGTTACGCGCTCTTGGCCAAAAAAAGCAGCGTAAAGCTCATGGCCTATTCTTAGTTGAAGGTGAAAAGAACGTACTTGAATTACTCGATACGCCGTTGGTTGTAAAACAGGTTTTCGCCACCGCGGAATTCTTACAACAGCATCAAGCTCAATTAGCTCCTTATGAATGTATCGAAGCATCGCTAGATGAATTGACTAAAGCTAGCAGCTTAGTGAGTAACAATGCGGCCGTGGCGATTGTTGAGATTCCTCAAACGGCAACACCAAAAGCTGAAGGGCTGATGATCGCACTTGATGGTGTGTCTGACCCAGGCAACCTTGGCACCATTATTCGTATCGCTGACTGGTATGGCATTAAGCATATTGTCGCAAGTCGCGACTGCGCCGATCCATACAACCCAAAAACGATTCGCGCAACAATGGGCAGCTTTGGCCGTGTCACTGTGTTTTTGACTGACCTACCTGACTATCTACAGCGTGCTGATATTCCCGTTTACGGCGCATTTCTTGAAGGGCAAAGTGTCCACAGCACTGAATTTTCATCGCAAGGTATCTTGTTAATGGGCAGTGAGTCTCACGGTGTACGAGCAGAAGCTGAGCAGTATGTGACGGATAAAATTACTATTCCTGCTTTCGGTGGTGCGGAGTCTTTGAATGTTGCTATGGCGACTGGGATTATTATCGATAATATTCGACGTCAGCACAGTTAA
- a CDS encoding patatin-like phospholipase family protein — MHKPNVLRQIMAISLATNLIGCGSIPHVTNSTDTITNDTVSNKSLEAPYSITLKTDDAQDSDVLILVSFSGGGTRAAALSYGVMKGMRELEYYSAGQQYSLIEQLDVISSVSGGSFTSAYYGLYQDKLFDTYEEEFLYKDISRDLLSILTSPEYVLSSNSRSAAAANFYNENLFSRATFSEIKEDGPIVLINATDLGGGVRFSFVQEYFDLLCSDVNDYSIADAVAASSAVPFIFTPVLLENHSDCDVLFDSSQWSDSNTLSRSTISGLESYADKERRPYVHLIDGGITDNLGLMALYDIFESNNATLQQKLDHINKVVIISVDASTKPNWGIDQSPKTPSARNMLGAVTDVQLHRYNDMSKLLIEERLKKWKSAADHRETYFIDVNLANASNTSFLYQIPTDFNLESDQVDALIEHGYQQILTSPRLHTAFEFAPTY, encoded by the coding sequence GTGCATAAGCCAAATGTGTTGCGTCAAATTATGGCCATATCGTTGGCCACAAACTTAATTGGATGTGGCTCTATTCCACACGTCACCAATTCAACCGATACAATTACCAACGATACAGTGAGCAACAAGTCGCTTGAAGCGCCCTACTCGATTACTCTCAAAACGGATGATGCTCAAGACAGTGATGTTTTGATATTGGTGAGCTTTTCGGGGGGCGGTACACGTGCAGCCGCCCTATCCTATGGTGTGATGAAAGGGATGCGAGAGTTAGAGTATTACTCAGCCGGTCAGCAATACTCTTTGATTGAGCAGCTTGATGTGATCAGTTCAGTCTCAGGCGGTAGCTTTACGTCTGCGTATTACGGTCTGTATCAAGACAAGCTGTTTGATACTTATGAAGAGGAGTTTCTATACAAAGACATCTCTCGAGATCTATTAAGCATACTCACCAGCCCTGAATATGTGTTATCGAGCAATAGTCGGTCTGCAGCGGCAGCGAACTTTTACAATGAAAACCTCTTTAGCCGTGCAACATTCTCAGAGATTAAAGAAGATGGGCCGATAGTACTCATTAACGCCACTGATCTCGGTGGCGGAGTGCGCTTTAGTTTTGTTCAAGAGTATTTCGATTTGTTGTGTTCAGACGTTAACGACTATTCTATTGCTGATGCGGTGGCTGCGTCTTCGGCTGTTCCGTTTATCTTTACGCCTGTTCTGCTTGAAAACCACAGCGACTGCGATGTTCTTTTTGATAGTAGCCAGTGGTCTGATAGCAATACATTGTCACGCTCAACCATCAGTGGATTAGAGAGTTATGCCGACAAAGAGCGGCGTCCATACGTTCATCTTATTGATGGTGGTATCACTGACAACCTCGGCTTGATGGCGCTCTATGACATTTTTGAAAGTAATAACGCCACCCTACAACAAAAGCTCGACCACATTAATAAAGTGGTGATCATTTCAGTCGATGCGTCAACCAAACCTAATTGGGGCATCGATCAGTCTCCCAAAACACCTTCAGCAAGAAATATGCTCGGTGCAGTGACGGATGTTCAGCTTCATCGATACAATGATATGAGCAAGCTGTTGATTGAAGAGAGGCTCAAGAAGTGGAAAAGTGCAGCGGATCATCGAGAAACCTATTTTATTGATGTGAATTTGGCAAACGCCAGTAACACATCGTTTCTTTACCAGATTCCGACCGACTTTAATTTAGAGTCTGACCAAGTTGATGCCTTGATTGAACATGGCTATCAACAAATATTGACTAGCCCTCGGCTTCACACTGCATTTGAATTTGCCCCTACGTATTAG
- the msrB gene encoding peptide-methionine (R)-S-oxide reductase MsrB: MKRIIALLTFCSVALGGVFFNVSADDDMKANKTKNAQIATLAGGCFWCTESDLERLPGVIDVISGYAGGTLENPTYKQVSSGKTEHIEVIQVTFDPNKVTYEQLLDQFFRHIDPTDDQGSFVDRGRHYRPAVFYHNDEQKQIAQSFMAEVDALGVFPKPLKTELIPFTEFYVAEDYHQDYYKRNKLRYKYYRNASGRDRYLDEVFGDDREDNPITLRQMIDESKGITRIRYAKPSESIIKEQLTELQYYVTQEEGTERPFNNEYWDNKQEGIYVDIVSGEPLFSSTDKYKSGTGWPSFTKPIDEHYVVTKTDYKLIYPRTEVRSRYGDSHLGHVFKDGPAPTGLRYCMNSAAMKFVAKEDMEKNGYANYLFLFNG; encoded by the coding sequence ATGAAGCGAATAATTGCCCTACTGACCTTTTGTAGCGTTGCGCTAGGCGGCGTTTTCTTTAACGTCAGTGCCGATGATGATATGAAGGCAAACAAAACCAAAAATGCACAAATCGCCACACTTGCGGGGGGATGCTTTTGGTGTACTGAATCGGATTTGGAGCGACTTCCAGGTGTGATTGATGTGATATCGGGCTATGCAGGTGGCACTCTTGAAAACCCAACCTATAAGCAGGTGTCGTCAGGAAAAACAGAGCACATTGAAGTGATTCAGGTTACGTTCGATCCCAACAAAGTGACCTATGAGCAACTGCTTGACCAGTTCTTTCGTCATATCGACCCAACTGATGATCAGGGCTCGTTTGTTGACCGAGGCCGCCACTACCGACCGGCTGTCTTCTATCACAATGATGAACAGAAGCAGATTGCACAAAGCTTTATGGCTGAGGTTGATGCGCTTGGCGTTTTTCCAAAACCGCTCAAAACCGAACTGATACCCTTCACTGAGTTTTATGTCGCGGAAGATTATCACCAGGACTATTACAAGCGAAATAAGCTTCGCTATAAGTACTACCGCAACGCTTCCGGGCGAGATCGCTATCTTGATGAGGTATTTGGTGATGACCGAGAAGATAACCCTATAACCCTTCGCCAGATGATTGATGAAAGCAAAGGCATTACTCGAATTCGTTATGCTAAACCAAGCGAAAGCATCATCAAAGAGCAGCTAACAGAACTGCAATATTACGTTACTCAGGAAGAAGGCACTGAGCGCCCATTCAATAATGAGTACTGGGATAACAAGCAAGAAGGAATTTATGTGGATATCGTGTCGGGTGAGCCCCTATTCTCGTCTACCGATAAATATAAATCAGGCACAGGTTGGCCGAGCTTTACCAAGCCTATCGATGAGCATTACGTTGTCACAAAAACCGATTACAAATTGATTTACCCAAGAACTGAAGTACGCAGTCGTTATGGTGATTCCCACTTAGGCCATGTATTTAAAGACGGGCCCGCTCCAACAGGTTTGCGTTACTGCATGAATTCAGCAGCCATGAAGTTTGTGGCTAAAGAAGACATGGAGAAAAATGGTTACGCTAACTACCTGTTCTTGTTTAATGGGTAG
- a CDS encoding iron-containing alcohol dehydrogenase, with product MKFSYANPTQIHFGQGQISAIAQSIPQDRHVLVIYGGGSIKRNGVYDQIETALADHRWTEFSGVEPNPTKETLDKAVAKIKQEGIDYILAVGGGSVIDGSKYVAAAALYDGDGWDILIGKYVVDKALPLGAILTLPATGSESNSGAVITKAETQDKLPFLSPFVQPKFAVLDPDTMKTLPERQLINGVVDAWVHVCEQYLTTSTDAWVQEGYAEALLRNLKRLGEGYADRDSDEWRANLMWTANQALNGLIGSGVPQDWATHMIGHEFTALWGVDHARSLAIVQPSLLRNQIETKRSKLEQMGKNVFGLTDSADLAERTIDSIELFYHHLEVATVFKEHGATKVAAVDKVLSQLEHHGMVALGENQAISLETSKEILEQAIA from the coding sequence ATGAAATTTAGCTATGCAAACCCTACACAAATTCACTTCGGGCAAGGTCAGATTTCCGCGATAGCACAATCCATCCCACAAGACCGTCATGTTTTAGTGATCTACGGGGGTGGTTCAATCAAGCGCAATGGCGTTTACGATCAAATCGAAACCGCACTGGCTGATCACCGTTGGACAGAGTTTTCAGGTGTCGAGCCAAACCCGACTAAAGAAACGCTAGACAAAGCCGTAGCGAAAATAAAACAAGAAGGTATCGACTACATCCTTGCTGTTGGTGGTGGTTCGGTTATCGATGGTTCTAAGTATGTTGCGGCTGCTGCACTTTATGACGGAGACGGTTGGGATATTTTGATTGGCAAGTATGTGGTGGATAAGGCGTTGCCGCTCGGCGCTATTCTAACACTGCCTGCTACGGGGTCTGAATCGAACTCTGGAGCTGTCATTACTAAAGCAGAAACACAAGACAAACTCCCGTTCTTGAGTCCTTTTGTTCAACCAAAATTCGCCGTGCTTGACCCAGATACAATGAAGACGCTTCCTGAACGTCAATTGATCAACGGTGTTGTTGACGCTTGGGTTCATGTTTGTGAGCAGTACTTAACGACGTCTACAGATGCTTGGGTGCAAGAAGGTTATGCCGAAGCCCTACTTCGCAATCTAAAACGTTTGGGTGAAGGCTATGCCGATCGTGACAGCGATGAATGGCGTGCCAACCTAATGTGGACAGCAAACCAAGCGTTGAATGGTCTAATTGGTAGTGGTGTTCCACAAGATTGGGCAACTCACATGATTGGTCATGAGTTTACCGCATTATGGGGTGTAGACCATGCTCGCTCGTTAGCGATCGTACAACCGTCGCTGCTACGAAACCAGATAGAAACAAAACGTAGCAAGCTAGAGCAAATGGGTAAAAATGTATTTGGCCTTACTGACTCTGCAGACTTGGCGGAACGCACAATCGATTCGATTGAACTGTTCTACCACCACCTAGAAGTTGCGACTGTCTTTAAAGAGCATGGCGCAACAAAAGTCGCTGCCGTCGATAAAGTCTTGTCTCAACTTGAGCATCACGGCATGGTGGCTCTCGGTGAAAACCAAGCAATCTCACTAGAAACCAGTAAAGAAATCCTCGAGCAAGCGATTGCTTAG
- a CDS encoding formate--tetrahydrofolate ligase, translating to MLPDIEICRQTELLSINQVAKEFGLLEDEFQSLGKHKAKVSLASLKRTQGNKTGKLIFVTAITPTPLGEGKTVTTIGLSQGLKKIGLNAAACIRQPSMGPVFGVKGGAAGGGFSQVAPMEELNLHLTGDIHSVTAAHNLASAAIDARIYHEQRQGYDAFEQRTGLKALKIDPKNVVWKRVIDHNDRALRMITVGKNEHNKTINGFEREDGFDISAASELMAILALAEDLQDLRKRIGRIVVAYNLEGEPVTAEELDVAGAMTVSMKDAIEPTLMQTLEGVPTLIHAGPFANIAHGNSSIIADRVATHLADYTVTEGGFGSDMGFEKACNIKAQASKQAPDCAVIVATLRGLKANSGLYDLKPGQPIPESMFDADQKALEAGFENLKWHINNVSKYGVPAVVAINRFPQDSQQELDTLKTMIEALSMDVEVAISEAFGKGGDGAVELANKVVAQCDKESSFTPLYSVEDSLESKLSTIAEVGYGGSIVMSYKAQQQLTALKKHGFDNMAVCFAKTPMSITTDGSVKGAPKGFDVPIRELKLCAGAGFIYALSGSVMTMPGLPDKPAFMNLDIDEDGNIVGLS from the coding sequence ATGCTGCCAGATATTGAGATTTGTCGTCAGACAGAACTGTTGTCAATTAACCAAGTTGCTAAAGAGTTTGGATTGCTCGAAGATGAGTTCCAATCACTTGGTAAACACAAAGCTAAAGTGTCACTCGCAAGCCTTAAACGGACTCAAGGCAATAAAACAGGGAAACTGATCTTCGTCACCGCTATCACACCAACTCCACTGGGTGAAGGTAAAACAGTGACAACCATTGGTTTGTCTCAAGGTCTAAAAAAGATAGGCCTGAACGCAGCAGCTTGTATCCGCCAGCCTTCAATGGGGCCAGTATTTGGCGTCAAAGGCGGTGCTGCCGGTGGTGGTTTCTCTCAGGTAGCACCAATGGAAGAGTTAAACCTGCACCTGACAGGTGATATTCACTCGGTAACAGCGGCACACAACCTCGCTTCTGCAGCGATTGATGCACGTATCTACCATGAGCAACGTCAAGGTTACGATGCCTTTGAGCAACGTACTGGCTTGAAAGCACTGAAAATCGACCCTAAGAACGTCGTTTGGAAGCGTGTGATTGACCACAATGACCGAGCTCTACGCATGATCACTGTCGGTAAAAACGAACACAACAAAACCATTAACGGCTTCGAGCGCGAAGATGGGTTTGATATTTCTGCTGCTTCTGAATTGATGGCGATTCTTGCACTTGCCGAAGACTTACAAGATCTGCGCAAGCGTATCGGCCGCATCGTTGTCGCGTACAACCTTGAAGGTGAACCTGTAACGGCTGAAGAGCTTGATGTGGCTGGCGCCATGACGGTTAGCATGAAAGATGCGATTGAACCAACGTTAATGCAAACACTAGAAGGCGTGCCTACCTTAATTCATGCGGGTCCATTTGCAAACATCGCTCACGGTAACTCTTCTATTATTGCCGATCGAGTTGCAACACACCTAGCAGATTACACGGTGACAGAAGGTGGTTTTGGTTCAGATATGGGCTTTGAAAAAGCTTGTAACATCAAAGCGCAAGCCTCTAAGCAAGCACCTGACTGTGCCGTTATCGTTGCAACTCTGCGTGGTTTGAAAGCGAACTCGGGACTATACGATCTAAAACCAGGTCAGCCGATCCCAGAATCTATGTTCGATGCAGACCAAAAAGCATTAGAAGCGGGCTTTGAGAACCTGAAATGGCACATCAATAACGTGAGCAAGTATGGCGTCCCTGCTGTTGTTGCCATCAACCGCTTCCCGCAAGACTCACAACAAGAACTAGATACGCTAAAAACAATGATTGAAGCATTGTCAATGGATGTTGAAGTTGCTATCAGTGAAGCCTTCGGTAAAGGTGGTGACGGTGCCGTTGAACTAGCAAACAAGGTCGTTGCTCAGTGTGATAAAGAGTCGAGCTTTACCCCACTGTACTCGGTTGAAGATTCGTTAGAGTCTAAACTATCGACTATTGCAGAAGTGGGTTATGGCGGCAGTATTGTGATGAGCTACAAAGCACAACAACAACTCACTGCATTGAAGAAGCATGGTTTTGACAATATGGCTGTCTGTTTCGCTAAAACACCAATGTCAATCACAACTGATGGCTCAGTGAAAGGCGCTCCTAAAGGTTTTGATGTGCCAATTCGAGAACTGAAGCTGTGCGCGGGCGCTGGTTTTATCTACGCACTTAGTGGCAGCGTGATGACAATGCCTGGTTTACCTGATAAGCCTGCGTTTATGAATTTAGACATCGATGAAGATGGCAATATTGTTGGCTTAAGCTAA
- a CDS encoding NAD(P)/FAD-dependent oxidoreductase — protein sequence MIRLTEIKLPLDHEEGAILDAIANKLGLAKEEILSFNMFKRGYDARKKSKILLIYTLDVVVDNEAQLLEKFADDPHVRETPDMEYKFVAQAPENLTERPVVIGFGPCGLFAALVLAQMGFKPIVLERGKEVRERTKDTFGFWRKRALNPESNVQFGEGGAGTFSDGKLYSQVKDPKHYGRKVIEEFVASGAPEEIRYVSKPHIGTFKLVTMIEKMRAKIIELGGEIRFSTRVDDIHMEDGQITGLTLSNGEELKSRHVVLAVGHSARDTFEMLHERGVYMEAKPFSVGFRVEHKQSVIDEARFGKNAGNPILGAADYKLVHHCKNGRTVYSFCMCPGGTVVAATSEEGQVVTNGMSQYSRAERNANSAIVVGISPETDYPGDVLAGIRLQRQLEKGAYVLGGENYDAPAQKIGDFLKGSDPSAIGDVEPSFTPGIKLTDLSKALPDFAIEAIREAIPAFDKKIKGFADSNGLLTGVETRTSSPISIKRGKDYQSVNLKGFFPAGEGAGYAGGILSAGIDGIKVAEALALSMVEQANNA from the coding sequence ATGATACGTTTAACCGAAATTAAGCTCCCTCTTGATCATGAAGAAGGCGCTATCCTTGATGCTATTGCCAATAAACTTGGTTTAGCGAAAGAAGAAATCCTTTCATTCAACATGTTTAAACGTGGCTACGATGCTCGTAAAAAAAGTAAGATTTTGCTTATCTACACACTAGATGTTGTTGTCGACAATGAGGCACAACTCCTAGAAAAATTTGCTGACGACCCACATGTTCGCGAAACGCCGGACATGGAGTACAAGTTTGTTGCTCAAGCGCCAGAAAACTTAACTGAACGCCCTGTCGTGATCGGCTTTGGCCCTTGTGGTCTATTTGCGGCTCTTGTACTGGCTCAAATGGGCTTTAAGCCAATCGTTCTTGAGCGTGGCAAAGAAGTGCGCGAGCGTACAAAAGACACGTTTGGCTTTTGGCGTAAACGTGCGCTTAACCCTGAATCTAACGTACAGTTTGGTGAAGGCGGTGCAGGTACATTCTCTGATGGCAAACTTTACAGCCAAGTAAAAGACCCGAAACATTATGGCCGCAAAGTCATCGAAGAGTTCGTAGCTTCTGGTGCTCCTGAAGAGATTCGCTATGTAAGTAAGCCACACATTGGTACATTTAAACTTGTCACCATGATCGAGAAGATGCGTGCGAAGATCATCGAACTCGGCGGTGAGATCCGCTTTAGCACACGTGTTGATGACATCCATATGGAAGACGGTCAAATTACCGGTCTAACACTATCAAATGGTGAAGAGCTTAAATCTCGTCATGTTGTGCTAGCTGTTGGTCACAGTGCTCGTGATACGTTTGAAATGCTGCATGAGCGTGGTGTTTACATGGAAGCGAAACCATTTTCAGTTGGTTTCCGTGTTGAACACAAACAGTCAGTGATCGACGAAGCGCGTTTCGGTAAAAATGCCGGCAACCCTATTCTTGGCGCTGCAGATTACAAGCTAGTTCATCACTGTAAGAATGGCCGTACTGTTTACAGCTTCTGTATGTGCCCAGGTGGTACCGTGGTAGCGGCGACTTCTGAAGAAGGTCAAGTTGTAACTAACGGCATGAGCCAATACTCTCGTGCAGAGCGTAACGCAAACAGCGCTATTGTCGTTGGTATTTCACCTGAAACCGATTACCCAGGTGATGTTCTTGCGGGTATTCGTCTTCAACGTCAGTTAGAGAAAGGCGCATACGTGCTTGGTGGTGAGAACTACGATGCACCAGCACAGAAAATCGGTGATTTCCTAAAAGGTAGCGATCCAAGTGCTATTGGTGATGTTGAGCCTTCATTCACTCCTGGTATCAAACTGACCGATCTTTCAAAAGCGCTACCTGACTTTGCGATCGAAGCAATTCGTGAAGCGATTCCTGCATTCGATAAGAAGATCAAAGGCTTTGCTGATTCGAATGGCCTATTAACTGGTGTTGAAACACGTACTTCGTCACCTATCTCTATCAAGCGTGGTAAAGATTACCAAAGCGTTAACTTGAAAGGCTTCTTCCCTGCTGGTGAAGGCG
- the glgC gene encoding glucose-1-phosphate adenylyltransferase: MDDTIAIVLAGGMGSRLSPLTDDRSKPAVPFGGKYRIIDFTLTNCLHSGIRKILVLTQYKSHSLHKHLRDGWSIFNPELGEFITVVPPQMRKGENWYEGTADAIYHNLWLLERSTSKYVVVLSGDHIYRMDYAAMLEEHIEKQAELSIACIPVPTPEASAFGVMTVDGDNKITQFDEKPDSPSSMPDDPENSLASMGIYIFNIDTLINILSEDANNPSSSHDFGHDIIPKLIDRESVFAYNFCNDKGRVAKDCYWRDVGTIDSLYQANMDLLEPVPPMNVYQPNWAVRTYERQLPPARTVSSATGNEGIFINSIVSSGVINSGGSVHHSVISSNVKIHDGAVITDSIIFDHVEVGEGCELKNCIIDKKVKIPPHTRIGINAVEDGKRFKISEKGIVVVPEEYVFEPE; the protein is encoded by the coding sequence ATGGATGATACAATTGCCATCGTGTTGGCCGGTGGTATGGGTTCGAGATTAAGTCCCCTCACAGACGATCGCTCGAAGCCAGCGGTTCCCTTTGGTGGTAAATATCGAATTATCGACTTCACCCTCACCAACTGCCTGCATTCTGGTATCCGCAAAATTTTAGTTCTTACCCAATATAAATCTCACTCTCTACACAAACATCTGAGAGATGGCTGGTCAATTTTTAACCCAGAGCTTGGCGAGTTTATTACCGTTGTTCCCCCACAGATGCGTAAAGGTGAAAACTGGTACGAAGGCACTGCTGATGCGATTTACCACAATTTGTGGCTATTGGAGCGAAGTACATCCAAGTATGTCGTTGTGCTCTCGGGAGACCATATTTATCGTATGGACTATGCCGCTATGCTTGAAGAGCACATCGAAAAGCAAGCTGAGTTGTCTATTGCTTGTATTCCCGTCCCAACACCGGAAGCCAGTGCGTTTGGTGTTATGACTGTGGATGGTGACAACAAGATTACGCAATTTGATGAAAAGCCAGACTCGCCATCCTCAATGCCTGATGATCCGGAAAATAGCCTAGCTTCAATGGGTATCTACATTTTCAATATTGATACCCTCATCAATATCCTTTCTGAAGATGCAAATAACCCAAGTTCATCCCATGACTTTGGCCACGATATCATTCCTAAGCTTATCGACCGCGAGTCTGTGTTTGCGTATAACTTTTGTAACGATAAGGGCCGAGTGGCGAAAGATTGCTATTGGCGAGATGTGGGTACTATAGACTCTTTGTATCAGGCGAATATGGACCTTTTAGAGCCAGTTCCCCCAATGAATGTGTATCAACCCAACTGGGCGGTGCGAACCTATGAACGACAGCTCCCTCCAGCACGTACTGTCTCCTCTGCCACCGGCAACGAAGGGATCTTTATCAACTCAATTGTGTCTTCAGGTGTGATCAATTCAGGTGGCTCTGTTCATCACTCTGTCATCTCTTCAAATGTAAAAATTCACGATGGCGCAGTTATAACCGATAGCATTATTTTTGACCATGTTGAAGTCGGTGAAGGTTGTGAGTTAAAAAACTGCATTATTGATAAGAAAGTGAAAATACCACCCCATACCCGTATCGGTATTAACGCAGTTGAGGATGGAAAAAGGTTCAAGATTTCCGAAAAAGGGATTGTGGTTGTCCCTGAAGAGTATGTGTTCGAGCCTGAATAA